The proteins below come from a single Gemmatimonadaceae bacterium genomic window:
- a CDS encoding M28 family peptidase — protein MLCLFSLGITACSHEGPKTSFNGEEALGFVKTQLDFGPRIPGSPAHRKTGDWIVAQMKRRADTVIEQRWTHVTVHGDTLPLRNIIARFKPAAAQRILYLTHWDTRPISDGAKDPAQRTLPMPGANDGASGVALFIALGDALRKTPPTVGVDLVFVDGEDYGDFDDGDLAKSTDVLLGSTYFAQHLPSPNYKPLYGVLWDMIGDRDLDIYQEGHSLQQAPEVVSLVWNTAADLGYSRYFIPAPGQIITDDHVPLLNAGMHVIDVIDYDYPWHHTPQDTFDKVSAQSLQIVGDVATKLLTTQ, from the coding sequence ATGTTGTGTCTGTTTTCGCTCGGCATCACCGCATGCTCGCACGAAGGCCCGAAAACCTCCTTCAACGGTGAGGAGGCCCTCGGCTTCGTCAAGACGCAGCTCGACTTCGGACCACGGATTCCCGGATCGCCCGCCCACCGCAAGACGGGCGACTGGATCGTCGCCCAGATGAAGCGGCGCGCCGATACGGTCATCGAGCAGCGATGGACCCACGTCACCGTGCACGGCGACACGCTGCCGCTCCGGAACATCATTGCACGGTTCAAGCCCGCCGCCGCCCAACGCATTCTGTATCTCACCCACTGGGATACGCGCCCGATCTCCGACGGCGCCAAGGACCCCGCCCAACGGACGCTTCCCATGCCGGGCGCCAACGACGGCGCCTCCGGCGTCGCGTTGTTTATTGCGTTAGGCGACGCCCTGCGCAAGACCCCGCCCACCGTCGGCGTCGACCTCGTGTTCGTCGACGGCGAAGACTACGGCGACTTCGATGACGGCGACCTCGCCAAGAGCACCGACGTCCTCCTCGGCTCGACGTACTTCGCCCAACACCTGCCCTCGCCTAACTATAAACCCCTGTACGGCGTCCTCTGGGACATGATCGGCGACCGCGACCTCGATATTTATCAGGAAGGACACTCCCTCCAACAAGCGCCCGAAGTCGTCTCCCTCGTCTGGAACACCGCCGCCGACCTGGGCTACTCACGATACTTCATTCCCGCTCCCGGCCAGATCATTACCGACGACCACGTCCCCCTGCTCAACGCCGGAATGCACGTGATCGACGTCATCGACTATGACTATCCCTGGCACCATACCCCCCAGGATACCTTCGACAAAGTCTCCGCCCAGAGCCTCCAGATCGTCGGTGACGTTGCCACCAAACTCCTAACGACGCAGTAA
- a CDS encoding amidase, with protein MNSRRRFLIRAPIGLLGVAVACRERAATPTPNASGDTAGASPSTPGAPPTFASAPAVGPAVTTATFAEAEKLAQVTMTEAQRKQAADNWPKAMAPYYERRTGPRKLPLEATLAPATVWNPVLGGAHPGPSHDRFVRSTDAPGALPETDAEIAFAPVTRLSRWIQSRALTSERLTNIYLARLQQYDPKLRCVITLTRDLALSQAKQADAEIAAGHYRGPLHGIPFGVKDLLDTAGIATTYGAEPFRNRVPRADAAVVARLYQAGAVLVAKLSMGALALNDIWFGGQTMNPWLLEEGASGSSAGPGAATAAGLVGFSIGSETEGSIVSPSLRCGVNGLRPTYGRVPRTGAMTLCWSLDKLGPMARSVEDTMLVLHAITGPDAGDVASVPSHLDFDAGAGVKGLRIGYVPEWMKEAPATDVDRAALDTAAKLGMVPTAVTFPNWPVDSLNVVLFAEAAAAFEELTLSHQDDSLKMQTADAWPNLFRSARFLSAVDFVQTDRLRRKLAQEMDRIMSGVDVLLVPTLRDETLTTTNFTGQPSLTMRAGFVQVSEARSDWAPDPSHPLPKFNPPRRVPQAVTLIGTLFDEGTVVRVGLALERALGVQHETPPGF; from the coding sequence GTGAATTCGCGTCGTCGATTCCTCATTCGCGCGCCAATCGGCCTCCTCGGCGTGGCCGTGGCGTGCCGCGAGCGCGCCGCCACACCGACGCCTAACGCAAGCGGCGACACGGCCGGCGCATCGCCATCCACGCCCGGCGCCCCGCCGACGTTCGCCAGCGCGCCGGCGGTCGGTCCTGCCGTGACGACGGCGACCTTTGCCGAAGCCGAAAAGCTCGCGCAGGTGACGATGACCGAGGCGCAGCGCAAGCAAGCCGCCGACAACTGGCCGAAAGCAATGGCGCCCTACTACGAGCGGCGCACCGGTCCGCGCAAGCTGCCGCTCGAAGCCACGCTGGCGCCTGCCACGGTGTGGAACCCGGTGCTCGGTGGCGCGCATCCCGGGCCGTCGCACGACCGCTTCGTGCGCTCGACCGATGCGCCGGGCGCGCTGCCCGAAACCGACGCCGAGATTGCGTTCGCGCCGGTCACCAGGCTGTCGCGCTGGATCCAGTCGCGCGCGCTCACCTCCGAGCGCCTAACGAACATCTATCTCGCGCGCCTGCAACAGTACGATCCGAAGCTCCGCTGTGTAATCACCCTCACGCGCGACCTGGCGCTGTCGCAAGCCAAACAGGCCGACGCCGAAATCGCCGCAGGGCATTATCGCGGACCGCTGCACGGCATTCCGTTCGGCGTGAAGGACCTGCTCGATACGGCCGGCATCGCCACGACCTACGGCGCGGAGCCGTTTCGAAACCGCGTCCCGCGAGCGGACGCGGCGGTGGTGGCGCGGTTGTATCAGGCAGGCGCGGTGTTGGTGGCAAAGTTGAGCATGGGCGCGCTCGCGCTCAACGACATCTGGTTCGGCGGCCAGACGATGAATCCGTGGCTGCTCGAGGAAGGCGCATCGGGCTCGAGCGCCGGACCAGGTGCGGCCACGGCCGCCGGCCTCGTCGGGTTCTCGATCGGCAGCGAAACCGAGGGCAGCATCGTGAGTCCGAGCTTGCGCTGCGGCGTGAATGGGCTTCGCCCAACGTATGGCCGCGTGCCGCGCACGGGCGCGATGACGCTGTGTTGGTCGCTCGACAAGCTCGGTCCGATGGCGCGGAGCGTCGAGGACACGATGCTCGTGTTGCACGCGATCACGGGGCCCGACGCAGGCGACGTGGCGAGCGTGCCGAGCCACCTCGACTTTGACGCCGGCGCGGGCGTGAAGGGACTCCGCATCGGTTACGTGCCGGAGTGGATGAAAGAGGCGCCGGCCACCGACGTCGACCGCGCTGCACTGGATACGGCGGCAAAGTTAGGCATGGTGCCCACCGCGGTCACGTTCCCCAACTGGCCGGTCGATTCACTCAACGTGGTGCTGTTCGCCGAAGCCGCGGCGGCATTCGAGGAGCTGACGCTCAGCCACCAGGACGACTCGCTCAAGATGCAGACGGCAGACGCGTGGCCGAATCTCTTCCGCAGCGCGCGGTTTCTCTCGGCGGTCGACTTCGTGCAAACCGACCGCTTGCGTCGAAAGCTGGCGCAGGAGATGGACCGGATCATGTCGGGCGTCGACGTGCTCCTCGTCCCAACGCTGCGCGATGAAACGCTAACGACGACCAACTTCACCGGCCAGCCGTCGCTCACGATGCGCGCCGGGTTCGTCCAGGTGTCGGAAGCGCGGAGCGATTGGGCGCCTGACCCGTCGCATCCGCTGCCGAAATTCAATCCGCCCCGGCGCGTGCCCCAGGCGGTCACGCTCATCGGCACGTTGTTCGACGAAGGGACGGTGGTGCGCGTCGGTCTCGCGCTCGAACGTGCGTTAGGCGTGCAGCACGAGACGCCGCCGGGGTTCTAG
- a CDS encoding DinB family protein, with product MTAEPDYATHLRDTVDRAAADLRTIPEDVASYQPAPGKWSIKEIIGHLIDSASHNHQRFVRVRWQDDLVFQGYQQDDWVAAQQYRSVPWDELVTLWHTYNRHVARVMALVPDDVAHREHRRHNLDQIAWQTVPADRPATLAYFMRDYVGHLEHHLRQVDERRASAALR from the coding sequence ATGACCGCCGAACCGGACTACGCGACACATCTCCGCGACACGGTCGACCGCGCGGCCGCCGACCTCCGCACGATCCCCGAGGACGTTGCGTCCTACCAGCCGGCGCCGGGGAAGTGGTCGATCAAGGAAATCATCGGACACCTGATCGACTCGGCCTCGCACAATCATCAGCGATTCGTGCGCGTGCGATGGCAGGACGATCTCGTGTTCCAGGGCTATCAACAGGATGACTGGGTAGCGGCCCAACAGTACCGGTCGGTGCCCTGGGACGAGCTCGTGACGCTCTGGCACACGTACAACCGCCATGTGGCCCGCGTCATGGCGCTGGTGCCGGACGACGTCGCCCACCGCGAGCATCGCCGCCACAATCTCGATCAGATCGCGTGGCAAACGGTGCCGGCGGATCGGCCCGCAACGCTCGCGTATTTCATGCGCGACTACGTTGGGCATCTCGAGCACCACCTGCGCCAGGTGGACGAGCGCCGGGCGAGCGCCGCGCTGCGTTAG
- a CDS encoding PadR family transcriptional regulator — protein MNDLDINLMRGTLDLLILKALTWGPRHGYAVAEWIGQATEATLLVGEGTLYPALHRLERQRLVEAEWGVSENNRSAKFYRLSPAGRRRLAIGSSSWHRFVELAGRALRATSPAPA, from the coding sequence ATGAACGACCTCGACATCAACCTCATGCGCGGTACGCTCGACCTGCTCATTCTCAAGGCCCTGACGTGGGGGCCGCGACACGGCTACGCCGTCGCCGAATGGATCGGGCAGGCCACGGAAGCAACGCTGCTCGTAGGCGAAGGCACGCTGTATCCCGCGCTGCACCGCCTCGAGCGCCAACGTTTGGTGGAAGCCGAATGGGGCGTGTCGGAGAACAACCGGAGCGCCAAGTTTTACCGCCTGAGCCCGGCAGGACGACGCCGGCTGGCGATCGGAAGTTCGTCGTGGCACCGATTCGTCGAGCTCGCGGGGCGGGCGCTCCGGGCCACCTCTCCGGCGCCGGCCTGA
- a CDS encoding helix-hairpin-helix domain-containing protein, whose product MPTPAERRALFFLSALLVLGGAVRAYAALAGHAQPSAFEAADLDRQIQDVDSARARTRKPVRKTRRGSIVHDTIGEVNVPAGSASAQSGATTEPPSLLVRLPRRSRKRDSSTTATNVRVDMDVATPAEIERLPRIGPTLARRIVANRDSLGPFGNLDELKRVRGVGPALARILAPHVTFSLQPRPHPVDRPDGRGAARKPRRSRARVSDPP is encoded by the coding sequence ATGCCAACACCCGCCGAACGCCGCGCCCTCTTCTTCCTCTCGGCACTCCTCGTGCTCGGCGGCGCCGTCCGGGCCTACGCAGCCCTGGCCGGCCACGCCCAGCCCTCTGCCTTCGAAGCCGCAGATCTCGACCGCCAAATCCAAGACGTCGATTCGGCCAGAGCCCGCACACGCAAACCGGTTCGAAAAACTCGGCGCGGCTCGATTGTTCACGACACCATAGGCGAGGTCAACGTTCCAGCAGGCTCGGCGTCCGCGCAGAGCGGCGCGACCACGGAGCCCCCATCCCTGCTGGTCAGGCTCCCGCGCCGTTCACGCAAACGGGACTCTTCCACTACAGCCACCAACGTCCGGGTGGACATGGACGTCGCCACACCAGCCGAAATCGAACGCCTTCCACGCATCGGGCCAACGCTCGCCCGACGCATCGTTGCCAATCGCGATTCACTCGGTCCGTTCGGCAATCTCGACGAATTGAAACGCGTCCGCGGAGTCGGTCCGGCGCTCGCGCGCATCCTCGCGCCACATGTGACTTTCTCCCTCCAACCGCGTCCTCACCCTGTGGATCGACCGGACGGACGAGGGGCCGCCCGAAAGCCACGCCGCAGCCGCGCCCGCGTGTCAGATCCTCCCTAA
- a CDS encoding type IV pilus twitching motility protein PilT, whose protein sequence is MTSPAPAPSPVNLRSLLEEMIERDASDLHITAGDKPKLRIDGDIQNANVETVLSPKDTMQLAYSILTENQKKRFETEDELDFSFGIQNLARFRGNCFKQRGCVSLVIRQIPFNVRTFEELGLPAAVARMAEKPRGLVLVTGPTGSGKSTTLAAMIDKINRERKGHIITVEDPIEFIHRHQTCIVNQREVGTDTKSFATALKYALREDPDTILVGEMRDLETIQAALTIAETGHLCLATLHTNSAAEAINRVIDVFPSHQQEQVRAQLAFTLEGIITQTLLPRAKGRGRAMAAEILVVTPAIRALIRDAKVHQIYSLMQGGKKYGMQTLNDALYQLYVAREVEMDECLRVSSDPNEFMRMIGEAPLTADAADLMKSGNKPSKVASIAGKR, encoded by the coding sequence ATGACGTCTCCCGCGCCAGCCCCCTCGCCGGTCAACCTCCGCTCGCTCCTCGAAGAGATGATCGAGCGCGATGCGTCCGACCTGCACATCACAGCGGGCGACAAACCGAAGCTGCGCATCGACGGCGACATACAGAACGCCAACGTCGAGACGGTGCTCTCGCCAAAAGACACCATGCAGTTGGCCTACTCGATTCTCACCGAAAATCAGAAAAAGCGGTTCGAAACCGAGGATGAGCTCGACTTCTCCTTCGGCATTCAGAACCTCGCGCGCTTCCGCGGCAACTGCTTCAAACAGCGCGGCTGCGTGTCGCTCGTCATCCGCCAGATCCCGTTCAACGTCCGCACGTTCGAGGAGCTCGGTCTTCCCGCGGCCGTCGCCCGCATGGCCGAAAAGCCGCGCGGCCTGGTTCTCGTCACCGGCCCAACGGGTTCCGGCAAGAGCACCACCCTCGCGGCGATGATCGACAAGATCAACCGCGAACGCAAAGGACACATCATCACGGTGGAAGACCCAATCGAGTTCATCCACCGCCACCAGACCTGCATCGTCAACCAGCGCGAAGTCGGCACCGACACCAAGAGCTTCGCCACCGCGCTCAAGTACGCGTTGCGCGAAGACCCCGACACGATCCTCGTCGGCGAAATGCGCGATCTCGAAACCATCCAGGCAGCGCTCACCATCGCCGAAACCGGTCACCTCTGCCTCGCCACCCTTCACACCAACTCGGCGGCCGAAGCGATCAATCGCGTGATCGACGTGTTCCCGTCACACCAGCAGGAACAGGTGCGCGCCCAGTTGGCCTTCACGCTCGAAGGCATCATCACGCAAACGCTGCTGCCGCGCGCAAAGGGGCGCGGACGCGCCATGGCCGCGGAGATCCTCGTCGTCACCCCGGCCATCCGCGCGCTCATCCGCGATGCGAAGGTGCACCAGATCTATTCGTTGATGCAGGGCGGAAAAAAGTACGGCATGCAGACGCTCAACGACGCGCTCTACCAGTTGTATGTCGCGCGCGAAGTCGAAATGGACGAGTGCCTGCGTGTGTCGTCGGACCCGAATGAATTCATGCGCATGATCGGCGAAGCGCCACTCACCGCCGATGCCGCCGACCTGATGAAGAGCGGCAACAAGCCGTCCAAGGTTGCGTCCATCGCGGGGAAGCGTTAG
- a CDS encoding ATPase, T2SS/T4P/T4SS family: MAAPVAASGERIGELLIREGLITREALEKALQEQKNTGMRVGYNLVKLGFIDEVDLTRMLARQYRMPAVDLSNFEVDARIAKLIPAELAQRHLVLPLKREGRTLTVAMADPSDLGVIDDLKFITRYDIFPVIAGEYTLRNAIERHYGETPDDALQNLLADIGDDGDVEVVEDREEEVNATALAAAIDDAPVVKLINGLLTDAVKRGASDIHFECYEHEMRVRYRIDGALQEVMKPPMKLKAALISRFKIMANLNIAERRVPQDGRIKLKIGKKVIDYRVSTLPTLFGEKVVLRILDKGNLTLDLEKFGIEPRAEHDLMEAVSNPYGMVLVTGPTGSGKTTTLYSALSKVNNIDVNIMTAEDPVEYNLYGINQVLVRTDIGLSFAAALKAFLRQDPNIIMIGEIRDLETGGIAIKAALTGHLVMSTLHTNSAPETVTRLLDMGLEPFNVASALNLVLAQRLVRRICNRCRERYEWSDDEYRATKLSPEMTLGDMHYTDEAVQNMKRGAVADAQPIVADFDLNTKIEQLPLWRGRGCDACAGSGLKGRQGLYEVMAMTPRVRKLILQNVGAVEIREAAISDGMLTLRMDGLLKVMKGITTLEQVIRETAA, encoded by the coding sequence ATGGCTGCACCCGTAGCTGCATCTGGCGAGCGCATCGGCGAGCTCCTCATCCGGGAAGGGCTCATCACGCGCGAAGCGCTCGAAAAAGCGCTTCAAGAGCAGAAAAACACGGGCATGCGCGTCGGCTACAACCTCGTCAAGCTCGGCTTCATCGATGAAGTCGATCTCACGAGGATGCTCGCCCGCCAGTATCGCATGCCCGCTGTCGACCTCAGCAATTTCGAGGTCGATGCTCGCATCGCCAAGCTGATCCCGGCCGAACTGGCGCAGCGCCACCTCGTGCTTCCCCTCAAGCGCGAAGGACGCACCCTCACCGTCGCGATGGCCGACCCCTCCGACCTCGGCGTCATCGACGACCTGAAGTTCATCACGCGGTACGACATCTTCCCGGTCATCGCCGGCGAATACACGCTCCGCAACGCCATCGAGCGGCACTACGGCGAGACGCCGGACGACGCGCTGCAAAACCTCCTCGCCGACATCGGCGACGATGGCGACGTTGAAGTTGTCGAAGACCGCGAAGAAGAAGTCAACGCCACAGCGCTCGCTGCGGCCATCGACGACGCACCCGTCGTCAAGTTGATCAACGGCCTCCTCACCGACGCCGTCAAACGCGGCGCTTCAGACATCCACTTCGAGTGCTACGAACACGAGATGCGCGTCCGCTATCGCATCGACGGCGCTCTCCAGGAAGTCATGAAGCCCCCCATGAAACTCAAGGCCGCCCTGATCTCGCGCTTCAAGATCATGGCGAACCTCAACATCGCCGAACGCCGCGTGCCCCAAGACGGCCGCATCAAACTCAAAATCGGCAAGAAGGTGATCGACTACCGCGTGTCGACACTGCCGACCCTGTTCGGCGAGAAAGTGGTTCTCCGTATTCTCGACAAAGGCAACCTCACGCTCGACCTCGAAAAGTTCGGCATCGAGCCGCGCGCCGAACACGATCTCATGGAGGCCGTCTCCAATCCGTACGGCATGGTGCTCGTCACCGGCCCAACGGGATCCGGCAAAACGACGACGCTCTATTCGGCGCTCTCCAAGGTCAACAACATCGATGTCAACATCATGACCGCCGAAGATCCCGTCGAATACAACTTGTACGGGATCAATCAGGTGCTCGTCCGCACGGACATCGGACTCTCGTTCGCCGCAGCCCTCAAAGCGTTCCTACGGCAAGACCCGAACATCATCATGATCGGCGAGATCCGCGACCTCGAGACCGGTGGCATCGCTATCAAGGCTGCCCTCACCGGTCACCTCGTCATGTCCACCCTCCACACCAACTCGGCTCCCGAAACGGTGACGCGACTCCTCGACATGGGCCTCGAGCCGTTCAATGTCGCCTCCGCGCTCAACCTGGTCCTCGCCCAACGACTGGTGCGACGCATCTGCAATCGATGCCGGGAGCGCTACGAGTGGAGCGATGACGAGTACCGCGCCACCAAACTCTCCCCCGAGATGACCCTGGGCGACATGCACTACACAGATGAGGCCGTCCAGAACATGAAACGCGGCGCCGTCGCCGACGCCCAACCAATCGTCGCCGACTTCGACCTCAACACGAAAATCGAGCAGCTTCCGCTCTGGCGCGGACGCGGATGCGATGCCTGCGCCGGGTCCGGCCTAAAAGGACGTCAAGGATTGTACGAGGTAATGGCCATGACACCGCGCGTTCGAAAACTGATTCTCCAAAACGTCGGCGCCGTGGAGATCCGCGAGGCCGCCATCTCCGACGGCATGCTCACCCTGCGCATGGATGGGCTGCTCAAAGTGATGAAAGGAATAACGACGCTCGAGCAAGTCATTCGCGAGACAGCCGCCTGA
- a CDS encoding citrate synthase family protein: MTEATLSAAEAARALGVARPTLYAYVSRGLIRSQPGPRPSRARRYAREDVERLRCRSEERRDPDKVAANALQWGVPVLESSITLISGDALFYRGHDVLELAREASVAEVASLIWTGRRDGARPALAERQPSLGTRWARLPFPSRAQAALAHSAAGDARAFDLRAPNVVRIGWRILDLLVRVAAPRAAGGTIDGALAHGWRVSGAGQDVIRAALILVADHELNVSAFTARCIASAGSSPYAVVGGGLAAIEGVKHGGSTARVESQLAALRRTRSLRAAIAERLRQGSRIEGFGHPLYPNGDPRAAMLLALLGDHFGRSAEMRFVRDYARAGGALAGDAPNVDLALASVSRVLGLPASSGLTLFAIGRTIGWLGHAVEQYALDRIIRPRARYVGEAPGREAQTPS; this comes from the coding sequence ATGACAGAGGCGACGCTCTCCGCCGCCGAGGCTGCGCGCGCCCTCGGCGTCGCGCGTCCCACGCTGTACGCGTACGTGAGCCGCGGGCTGATCCGCTCCCAGCCCGGCCCGCGTCCGAGCCGCGCTCGGCGCTACGCCCGCGAGGATGTCGAGCGTCTCCGGTGCCGGTCGGAGGAGCGCCGCGATCCGGACAAGGTCGCGGCGAACGCGTTGCAGTGGGGGGTGCCGGTGCTCGAGTCGTCGATCACGTTGATCTCCGGCGACGCACTGTTCTATCGCGGCCACGATGTGCTCGAGCTCGCGCGCGAGGCATCGGTCGCGGAGGTGGCGTCGCTCATCTGGACCGGTCGTCGGGACGGCGCGCGTCCGGCATTGGCCGAGCGGCAGCCGTCGTTAGGCACGCGGTGGGCTCGTCTCCCCTTCCCGTCGCGTGCGCAGGCCGCGCTTGCCCATTCCGCTGCCGGCGACGCCCGGGCCTTCGATCTCCGCGCGCCGAACGTCGTGCGCATCGGCTGGCGCATCCTCGATCTGCTCGTGCGCGTGGCGGCGCCGCGTGCGGCCGGCGGCACGATCGACGGCGCGCTCGCGCACGGGTGGCGGGTGTCCGGCGCGGGCCAGGATGTCATTCGCGCCGCCCTCATCCTCGTCGCCGACCACGAGCTCAACGTTTCTGCGTTCACCGCGCGGTGCATTGCGTCGGCGGGATCGTCTCCGTACGCGGTGGTCGGCGGCGGGCTCGCCGCGATCGAGGGCGTGAAGCACGGCGGCAGCACGGCGCGGGTCGAATCGCAGCTGGCCGCGCTTCGCCGCACGCGCTCGCTGCGGGCGGCGATCGCCGAGCGGCTTCGACAAGGCTCGCGCATCGAGGGGTTCGGACATCCGCTCTACCCGAACGGCGATCCGCGCGCGGCGATGCTACTCGCGCTCCTCGGCGACCATTTCGGTCGATCGGCCGAGATGCGCTTCGTTCGCGACTACGCGCGCGCCGGCGGGGCGCTCGCCGGCGACGCGCCTAACGTAGACCTTGCCCTCGCGTCCGTCTCCCGCGTGCTCGGCTTGCCTGCATCGTCGGGGCTCACGCTGTTCGCGATCGGCCGGACCATCGGCTGGTTGGGCCATGCGGTCGAGCAATATGCGCTCGATCGGATCATCCGGCCGCGCGCCCGGTACGTCGGCGAAGCGCCGGGCCGCGAGGCACAGACGCCGTCCTAA
- a CDS encoding citrate synthase, which yields MTSNTLIPPGLEGVVAATTRLSHVDGEAGELTIAGFPVGELAANATFEETTWLLWHGALPTRAELDGFRESLAAERALPSPTLEILRACAAERVDSMDALRIAIGTVSLVSCGAEAILALAPTIVTAYARLAAAKAPIAPRPDLGHAANYLYMLDGVEPDPERVRALETYLNTVVDHGLNASTFTCRVIISTGSDLVSAVAGAVGALKGPLHGGAPGPALETVFEIGDASRAETVLRAKIEAGERLMGFGHRVYKVRDPRADVLAAAAERLFTRAGDMQLYTLARHVERTAVALLEEYKPGRRLQTNVEFYTALVLHGLGLGVGLFTPTFAISRVSGWIAHAIEQRAANRLIRPTSEYVGPRGRRWPRRGGAAPEADGATAPR from the coding sequence ATGACGTCCAATACGCTGATTCCTCCGGGCCTCGAAGGCGTCGTCGCGGCCACGACGCGCCTCAGCCACGTCGACGGCGAGGCCGGCGAGTTGACCATCGCGGGCTTCCCCGTTGGCGAGCTCGCCGCCAACGCGACCTTCGAAGAAACCACCTGGCTACTCTGGCACGGCGCGCTTCCCACCCGCGCCGAGCTCGATGGGTTCCGCGAGAGTCTTGCCGCTGAGCGCGCGCTTCCGTCGCCGACCCTCGAGATCCTGCGCGCGTGTGCCGCCGAGCGGGTCGACTCCATGGATGCCCTGCGCATCGCGATCGGTACGGTATCGCTCGTGTCGTGCGGCGCGGAGGCGATCCTGGCGCTCGCGCCGACGATCGTTACCGCGTATGCGCGGCTCGCGGCGGCGAAGGCGCCGATTGCGCCGCGACCTGATCTGGGCCACGCCGCGAACTACCTCTACATGCTCGACGGTGTCGAGCCCGACCCGGAGCGCGTGCGGGCGCTCGAGACGTACTTGAACACCGTCGTCGACCACGGTCTCAACGCCTCGACGTTCACCTGTCGCGTCATCATTTCGACCGGATCCGATCTCGTGTCGGCGGTAGCGGGGGCTGTGGGCGCGCTCAAAGGTCCGCTGCATGGCGGCGCGCCCGGACCGGCGCTCGAGACGGTGTTCGAGATCGGCGATGCGTCGCGCGCGGAAACGGTGCTGCGGGCCAAGATCGAGGCTGGCGAGCGACTGATGGGTTTCGGGCACCGCGTGTACAAGGTGCGAGACCCGCGCGCCGACGTCCTGGCTGCCGCGGCCGAGCGATTGTTCACGAGAGCGGGAGACATGCAGTTGTACACGCTGGCGCGTCACGTCGAGCGCACCGCTGTTGCGCTGCTCGAGGAGTACAAGCCAGGGCGTCGGCTCCAGACGAACGTGGAGTTCTACACGGCATTGGTGCTGCACGGGCTCGGGCTTGGGGTCGGGCTCTTCACGCCGACGTTCGCGATCAGCCGTGTCAGTGGATGGATCGCACACGCGATCGAGCAGCGCGCGGCGAATCGCCTCATTCGTCCCACGTCGGAATACGTGGGTCCGCGCGGCCGGCGCTGGCCGCGGCGCGGGGGTGCGGCGCCCGAAGCCGATGGCGCGACTGCTCCCCGTTAG
- a CDS encoding type II secretion system F family protein translates to MPTFAYTARTLGGELKTATMDAASRDEVVAQLRRQKLIVVKIDEEKAKKRQGRIKTRDIVIFTRQFATMINAGLPLVQALDILSRQSENKALQDVTRQVVYDVESGHTVADALRRHPKAFTDLYVNMVAAGEAGGILDTILLRLATFLEKNDALVGKVKSAMIYPAVIMSVAVVAIVVLLIFVIPVFQNMFASVNLSLPLPTRVVIGLSSFLKHYWWLLGGAIWGGIFMLRQFYRTPTGKLRVDSFLLRVPVLGSLLRKSAVSRFTRTLGTLISSGVSILDGLEITAKTAGNQVIHNAIMESRASIAGGDTISAPLQKSNVFPPMVISMIAVGEQTGGLDEMLTKIADFYDTEVDTAVSGLLSLMEPIMIVFLGVVVGGMVVAMYLPIFDMINAVQ, encoded by the coding sequence ATGCCTACTTTCGCCTACACTGCGCGCACGCTCGGCGGTGAGCTCAAGACCGCCACCATGGATGCCGCGTCGCGCGACGAAGTCGTCGCGCAGCTGCGCCGCCAGAAACTGATCGTCGTCAAGATCGACGAAGAGAAGGCCAAGAAGCGCCAGGGCCGCATCAAGACGCGCGACATCGTCATCTTCACGCGACAGTTCGCGACGATGATCAACGCCGGCCTTCCGTTAGTCCAGGCCCTCGACATCCTGTCGCGGCAGAGCGAGAACAAGGCGCTGCAGGACGTAACGCGCCAGGTGGTGTACGACGTGGAGTCCGGCCACACGGTGGCCGATGCGCTTCGCCGGCACCCCAAGGCGTTCACCGATCTGTACGTGAACATGGTTGCCGCCGGTGAAGCCGGCGGTATTCTCGACACCATTCTGCTCCGCCTCGCCACCTTCCTCGAGAAGAACGACGCCCTCGTCGGCAAGGTGAAGAGCGCGATGATCTATCCGGCCGTGATCATGAGCGTGGCCGTCGTTGCCATCGTCGTGCTGCTCATTTTCGTGATCCCGGTCTTCCAGAACATGTTCGCCAGCGTCAACCTGTCGCTGCCGCTGCCGACGCGCGTCGTCATCGGGCTGTCGTCGTTCCTCAAGCACTATTGGTGGTTGCTGGGCGGCGCCATCTGGGGCGGCATCTTCATGCTCCGCCAGTTCTATCGCACGCCCACCGGAAAGCTCCGCGTCGACAGCTTCTTGCTCCGCGTGCCGGTGTTGGGCAGCCTGCTCCGCAAGAGCGCCGTGTCGCGCTTCACCCGCACGTTAGGCACGCTCATCAGCTCCGGCGTAAGCATCCTCGACGGCCTCGAGATCACGGCCAAGACCGCGGGCAACCAGGTCATTCACAACGCCATCATGGAGTCGCGCGCGTCCATCGCCGGCGGCGACACCATCAGCGCGCCGTTGCAGAAGAGCAACGTCTTTCCGCCCATGGTGATCTCCATGATCGCCGTCGGCGAGCAGACCGGCGGACTCGACGAGATGCTCACCAAGATCGCCGACTTCTACGACACCGAAGTCGACACGGCCGTGAGCGGATTGCTCAGCCTGATGGAGCCCATCATGATCGTGTTCCTCGGCGTCGTCGTCGGCGGCATGGTGGTCGCCATGTACCTCCCGATCTTCGACATGATCAACGCCGTGCAGTAA